CCATTGCGTCGAGAGGGCGATTTGTTCCATTCAAGAAAACAGAGGACCCGGTGTTGGCCTTTTTAATGTCCAGTTCGCTCATTCCTGTGGTGTCGATGCCTTTACCTTGGAGGTATAACGTCTGGGCCTCTACGTCTAATCCGACGCTGTTCTTCCCCTTGTCGAGAAGAAGTTGGACCTCTAAACCTTCCAGGTACGCGTTGATTGCGGTAATGAGTAGGCACTTGTGATTGTAGTCGTTGGGCACTTTTCCGACGTAGTTATCGTTGTAGGTCTTTTTGATGTCGTTGTGCTCAAGGTCCATGATGTCTACGATCTTGCACTTCTGGAAGTCTGCGGTCTTATTTGTGGTTAAGGTGACGAGGCTGTTTACCGCTCTTGCGATCTTGACCTTCTCACCGTCGTTCATTAGCACAAATTGGCCAGCATCTACGGCTGTGTCGAATTGAGCCTTAGATAAATGCGGAACGTCTTTGACCTCTGGCAGCACTTGAAAGGTTGCGCTCATCGTCAAGGGGTTCCCTGCTAAGATCCCAGCAATCCGGCTACAGTAATCTTTTGCTGTGACCGTTCCTGACGCTACAACAATCCCGTCTGTAGCAAAGTTGATAATCCCTTCGTGGTCACTTGAAATGTTAGGGAGAACCATCTTTGATTTGATGTCCTTATTGTCTCTTAAAGCCTTTAGCCAGGTAGCGACAAGAGCTGCATCCGTAGGTCCAATGCCGGGAATAGCGCCGTAGTCAAACTTGACAGTTTCTAAATAGGCCATGGCTGCGGTATAATCTGACGCATCGGTCGGCTCGACGTACACGATTACACTGGTTGGTGCTTGCACTCCGCCCGTGTAGGCTAGGTTAATCTGATTTTGGTTGTAGGCTGTGAAATCGTCAGGGATTAGGGCTGGGTCTGTATATATATTGGCCCCGGCGTGAACATCGTCTTTAAGGACGAGGGCCACTACACCGCTTGAACCCCTTGTGATTGCGCTGACCGCTAAGGATTTAAAAATAACCTCTATATCCGGTAAACCCATGTTATTGACCTCCTAATTTTAAGATTAAGGTTTGCATTTCATCGGGTGCCGGGGTTGTATCTATGATCTCGTCATAGAAATTCAGGTCGATCTTCACCGAGTAGATCAGGTCGGTATCGTCCACCGCTTCTGCTCTTAAATTGCTGACCATCTTCTTCTGGTTTCCGATGGTTAGCGTCGGAGTTAGAAGCCCTTTCAAGGTGTCGTACATCTTGAGATTTTCTAAGTCCGTTTTGTTCTCCGAGAAGTACACGATCTCAACCATTACCGTATTTTCGCTGGTATCTCTTTTGAAGGTTTCGCTCGCTACCGGAGTAACCTCAACAAAAAAACAAGGCCGGGAGAATCCCTCCTTGACCTCGTTTCCATAAGTCTTTAACCCCACTGGGGCCAGCACATTGTTGATCGCCGTTTTGATGTCTACAAGTGTAATCATGATGCACCACCCAGAACACCATCAAGCCAATCCTCCACCGTCGCTGGTAAGGTTTGCTCAAGCTCCAGCATGGCTATCTCGACCATGTGTTTGCCCGGTACGAATCCGAGTGCTTGACCGTTTTTCTCGTTTCTAATAACGTGCCCTTTTTCAAGTAGATGGAAGAGTGGGCTTGTGTTAGTCATCGTGATATTCGTTCCATCTTTTAAATAATTTACCTTGGATAGTTTGTACTGGTTTTTAACGTGCTTTTTACTGACTCCGGTTGGGGTTTTGCTCTTGGCGCTGGCCTTCAGGGTCTTACCCAATTTGAGAAGGATTTCCTCCTCCTTGTATGGGTATTGGGCTCTGACCGCCTCCAGCTTTGCTTGGAATTCGCTGATCCCATCAAATGCTATTGTGAAATCATCAGCCATTTTTAACCACCCTCTCGATTGACATAATCTCCAGCGATTCGTTATGCTCGAAAGGATTGATGATGTCCTGAATGAGAAATATCCGGGTTTTAAACTGGATAGTCATATCAGGGGTGACACCCGCTAGGTATCGGATCGTTATTTTGTATGTCAGTTCGGCCTGGTACTTCTTAGCCTCGACATAATCTCTTCCGCTTACGGGTTCTATGCTTGCCCAGACCGTTTTGAAAACTGTTGGCGTGAGAATGGTATCCCCGACCGTGTTCTTGCTCTCCGTCGTGGTTAATATATTGATCCGCTTATTCAGGCACCCGATGTTCATCTCTCATCACCTCGCCTAAACCAAGGCTATCCGGTTCTGGGATAGCAACGATGAAACCGTGAAGGTCAACTCGACCGGGTTCACACCTCTGAGGTCGTTAACAACTACCCGGTTTTCGTACCAATGTGCAATAAGCAGCATCATGGCCTGTTTCACGCGGGCTGGTACATCCTCTGGGCCGTCACCGTACCCGCAAGTAAAACGAATCACCACAGGGTCAAGTGGATAGAGGATGTCAAGAGGGAAAACCTTGCCGAATGGTGGACTGATCCTGCCCAGAATTCCTCTGTTACTTACTGCGTACTCCAGCTCGGGTACCAGCGTATTTTCAACTCCTGCGGTGTCTTTGTAGGTGATGCTTTCG
This sequence is a window from Desulfosporosinus sp. Sb-LF. Protein-coding genes within it:
- a CDS encoding phage tail sheath subtilisin-like domain-containing protein — its product is MYVEPTDASDYTAAMAYLETVKFDYGAIPGIGPTDAALVATWLKALRDNKDIKSKMVLPNISSDHEGIINFATDGIVVASGTVTAKDYCSRIAGILAGNPLTMSATFQVLPEVKDVPHLSKAQFDTAVDAGQFVLMNDGEKVKIARAVNSLVTLTTNKTADFQKCKIVDIMDLEHNDIKKTYNDNYVGKVPNDYNHKCLLITAINAYLEGLEVQLLLDKGKNSVGLDVEAQTLYLQGKGIDTTGMSELDIKKANTGSSVFLNGTNRPLDAMEDLNLNLYLN
- a CDS encoding DUF6838 family protein; its protein translation is MITLVDIKTAINNVLAPVGLKTYGNEVKEGFSRPCFFVEVTPVASETFKRDTSENTVMVEIVYFSENKTDLENLKMYDTLKGLLTPTLTIGNQKKMVSNLRAEAVDDTDLIYSVKIDLNFYDEIIDTTPAPDEMQTLILKLGGQ
- a CDS encoding HK97 gp10 family phage protein, with the translated sequence MADDFTIAFDGISEFQAKLEAVRAQYPYKEEEILLKLGKTLKASAKSKTPTGVSKKHVKNQYKLSKVNYLKDGTNITMTNTSPLFHLLEKGHVIRNEKNGQALGFVPGKHMVEIAMLELEQTLPATVEDWLDGVLGGAS
- a CDS encoding phage head closure protein, which gives rise to MNIGCLNKRINILTTTESKNTVGDTILTPTVFKTVWASIEPVSGRDYVEAKKYQAELTYKITIRYLAGVTPDMTIQFKTRIFLIQDIINPFEHNESLEIMSIERVVKNG
- a CDS encoding head-tail connector protein; translation: MHYNLTLITPPAVEPLSLADVQNYLRIDTTNDTLEDAYVTSLIVSAREYCENFQNRAYITQTWEMALPRFPFSAEAMAIEIPKGKLQTIESITYKDTAGVENTLVPELEYAVSNRGILGRISPPFGKVFPLDILYPLDPVVIRFTCGYGDGPEDVPARVKQAMMLLIAHWYENRVVVNDLRGVNPVELTFTVSSLLSQNRIALV